From a single Verrucomicrobiia bacterium genomic region:
- a CDS encoding PocR ligand-binding domain-containing protein: protein MQTTNVRQDSETALAFSPPNGAPSIPAPRSGQAGAAPAGLRGPGFKARPNGSGDRALIEALVNSKIFQDYERAFTEATGLPVALRPAETWQLPHHGKRNEGPFCALISEKSRACASCLSVQEKLSELASHEPHTVSCPNGLSDTAVPVRLGDRLIGFLQTGQVFRKKPTESQFDRTARQISDWGVNIEPQALRQAYFATRVVPTRQHEAVTRLLAIFAQHLSMLSNQVIVQQENSEPPVITRAKEYIQEHQTENLRLSHVAKACNTSTFYFCKMFKKVTGINFTDYLSRVRIEKSKNLLLNPNLRVSEIAFEVGFQSLTHFNRVFKKILGLSPTEYRTQLLGKRA, encoded by the coding sequence GTGCAAACAACAAATGTTAGGCAGGACTCCGAAACCGCATTGGCATTTAGCCCGCCCAACGGGGCTCCCAGTATCCCCGCCCCGCGTTCGGGGCAGGCTGGCGCCGCGCCGGCCGGGCTTCGGGGGCCCGGATTCAAGGCGCGCCCCAACGGCTCTGGCGACCGCGCCTTGATCGAGGCGCTGGTCAATTCGAAAATCTTTCAGGATTATGAGCGGGCGTTCACCGAAGCGACGGGCCTTCCAGTGGCATTGCGCCCGGCCGAGACGTGGCAACTGCCGCATCACGGCAAGCGCAACGAGGGTCCGTTTTGCGCGTTGATTTCCGAGAAAAGCCGCGCCTGCGCATCTTGTTTGTCAGTGCAGGAAAAGCTGTCGGAACTGGCCAGCCACGAGCCGCATACGGTTTCCTGCCCGAATGGGTTGTCGGATACCGCCGTGCCGGTTCGATTAGGAGACCGCTTAATTGGGTTCCTGCAAACGGGCCAGGTCTTTCGCAAGAAGCCGACGGAGAGCCAATTTGACAGGACTGCCCGGCAGATTTCGGATTGGGGCGTGAACATTGAGCCGCAGGCTTTGAGGCAGGCCTATTTTGCCACGCGCGTGGTTCCAACGCGCCAACATGAAGCAGTGACGCGGTTGCTGGCGATCTTCGCCCAGCACCTCTCAATGTTGAGCAACCAGGTCATTGTGCAGCAGGAAAATTCCGAACCGCCGGTGATTACGCGGGCCAAGGAGTATATCCAGGAACACCAGACCGAGAACCTGCGCTTGAGCCATGTTGCCAAGGCCTGCAACACGAGCACATTTTATTTTTGCAAGATGTTCAAAAAGGTAACCGGGATCAACTTCACCGATTACCTCTCGAGGGTGCGCATCGAGAAATCCAAAAACCTGTTGCTCAATCCCAACCTGCGGGTGAGCGAAATCGCCTTCGAGGTGGGATTCCAATCCCTGACGCATTTCAACCGGGTATTCAAAAAAATCCTGGGCCTCTCACCGACCGAGTACCGAACGCAATTGCTGGGAAAACGCGCATAA
- a CDS encoding PAS domain S-box protein: MRDHTGMSQGTEERLRAILQTAVEGIITIDDHGIIESINPAAEKTFGFRAEEVIGNNVSMLMPSPDRERHDGYLDNYLRTGHAKIIGIGREVVGRRKNGELFPMDLAVSEVRLADRRLFTGFVRDITERKKAEAKLAELAQTLAEKNKELETIVYVASHDLRSPLVNIQGFSQELSRACQRLQARLEVGPAGSGLAAPAAQQKRGSPPATSDAELHALLQEDIPEALGYIQAGVAKIDALLSGFLRYSRLGRAALNIERLDMNAMMAAILHSMEFQIKKAGAKLQIHNLPNCLGDATQVNQVFSNLLDNALKYLEPKRPGVISVSGRTEDGRSIYEVRDNGMGIARQHQARVFEIFHRLNPDAGEGEGLGLTIAQRILERHNGRIWIQSEPGCGSAFFVSLPVAD; the protein is encoded by the coding sequence ATGCGTGATCATACCGGGATGAGTCAGGGGACCGAAGAACGGCTGCGGGCCATCTTGCAGACGGCAGTCGAAGGCATCATTACCATCGACGACCACGGAATCATCGAATCGATTAACCCCGCCGCCGAAAAGACGTTCGGATTTCGCGCTGAGGAGGTGATCGGAAACAATGTCAGCATGCTGATGCCCTCGCCGGATCGGGAACGGCATGATGGCTATTTGGACAATTATTTGCGGACAGGTCACGCCAAGATCATCGGGATTGGGCGCGAGGTAGTCGGCCGAAGGAAAAATGGAGAATTGTTCCCGATGGACCTTGCGGTGAGCGAGGTGCGTTTGGCCGATCGCAGGTTATTCACCGGGTTTGTGCGGGACATCACCGAGCGCAAGAAGGCCGAAGCAAAACTCGCGGAGCTGGCTCAAACGCTGGCGGAAAAAAACAAAGAACTCGAAACGATTGTGTACGTCGCTTCGCATGATCTCCGCTCGCCTCTGGTCAATATCCAGGGCTTCAGCCAGGAGCTGTCGCGGGCTTGCCAGCGCCTTCAGGCGCGGCTCGAAGTTGGACCTGCCGGCTCCGGGCTCGCAGCCCCAGCCGCACAGCAGAAGCGCGGCTCCCCCCCGGCAACGTCCGACGCGGAACTGCATGCTCTCTTACAGGAGGACATCCCCGAGGCGCTGGGTTATATCCAGGCTGGTGTAGCCAAGATAGACGCCTTGCTTTCGGGTTTCCTGCGTTACTCGAGGCTCGGGCGCGCGGCCCTGAACATCGAGCGGCTCGATATGAACGCGATGATGGCTGCCATCCTCCACTCGATGGAATTTCAAATAAAGAAAGCCGGGGCGAAGTTGCAAATCCATAACCTGCCCAATTGCCTGGGCGACGCCACTCAGGTTAACCAGGTCTTTTCCAACCTGCTGGATAATGCGCTGAAGTACCTCGAGCCGAAGCGGCCCGGGGTCATTTCGGTCTCTGGCCGGACTGAAGACGGCCGCTCAATTTATGAAGTGCGCGATAACGGCATGGGGATCGCCCGCCAGCACCAGGCCAGGGTCTTCGAAATCTTTCATCGCCTCAACCCCGATGCCGGTGAAGGCGAGGGCCTGGGACTCACCATCGCCCAACGCATCCTCGAACGGCACAATGGCCGCATCTGGATTCAATCCGAACCGGGCTGCGGAAGCGCCTTTTTTGTTTCTTTGCCTGTGGCGGATTGA
- a CDS encoding protein-disulfide reductase DsbD domain-containing protein has product MPAAQAAHTQARLVLAAQNARPGDTVLAGIVLQMDPDWHIYWKNPGDSGIATKVEWELPPGVAAGPVQWPAPQKLVDSVLTTYIYKNQAVLLALLTLSSNLPAGPITIRATVSWLECKSLCIPGKEEVQGVLNIGEQTTPSAAAALLEQWQNQMPKSGDILGLRAWWEAPAKGDERTLLIEWNSTEPASDADFFPDSSDSFGVQPATQRVPAPPGEISLSKVVKKSSGPWPDVITGVLVQTTAKSKLAYDVQARLGPPNALAAGSSGTPEFSAVPLPPLWEKLIYAFIGGLILNVMPCVLPVIALKILGFVGQAKANPGYARKLGFIYALGVLVSFLILSVLVIALQAAGHKAGWGIQFANPYFLVFMTTLVTLIALNLFGVFEVHLGGGTLDAASRLSGKHGPAGAFFNGLLATVLATSCTAPFLGAAVGFAFARGQEAALTVLVFLTIGLGLAFPYVLLSCQPAWLRGLPKPGPWMERFKIAMGFPMLAAAVWLYSLASVHYGERSWWLAIFLVMVALAAWVYGEFVQRHRARPVIAIAAVLVLLVTAYFFALENHLGLLAPIDLARAQPGIEANARGVAWQTWSPAALARARAEGRPVLVDFTAQWCLTCNTIIKPALESAAVRQKIRQLNAVALLGDYTGVPDDITDELKRYGRAGVPLVLVYPKDPNAPPSVLPEALTPGMVVAALDRAGQ; this is encoded by the coding sequence GTGCCGGCGGCACAAGCGGCCCATACTCAGGCGCGCCTGGTCCTTGCGGCTCAGAACGCCCGCCCCGGGGATACTGTGCTGGCTGGGATCGTTCTCCAAATGGACCCAGACTGGCACATTTATTGGAAGAATCCCGGAGATTCCGGCATCGCCACCAAGGTCGAATGGGAGTTGCCCCCTGGGGTTGCCGCCGGACCTGTTCAGTGGCCGGCGCCCCAGAAGCTGGTGGATTCAGTCCTAACGACTTACATTTATAAGAACCAGGCCGTCCTGCTGGCGCTGCTCACATTGTCCTCCAATTTGCCTGCCGGCCCAATCACCATTCGAGCCACGGTGTCATGGCTCGAATGCAAAAGCCTATGCATCCCTGGGAAAGAGGAAGTCCAAGGTGTTCTTAACATTGGGGAACAAACGACCCCCTCGGCGGCTGCCGCCTTGTTAGAACAATGGCAAAACCAAATGCCAAAATCGGGAGACATCCTTGGCCTCCGCGCATGGTGGGAAGCTCCCGCAAAAGGCGATGAGCGCACCCTCCTCATCGAGTGGAACTCCACGGAGCCAGCCAGTGACGCGGACTTTTTCCCAGACAGCAGCGACTCGTTCGGGGTGCAACCTGCGACCCAGCGCGTCCCGGCGCCTCCCGGCGAGATCAGTCTTAGCAAAGTAGTCAAGAAATCGAGCGGTCCATGGCCCGATGTCATTACAGGTGTGCTGGTCCAAACTACCGCCAAAAGCAAATTGGCTTACGACGTTCAAGCCCGTCTTGGGCCGCCCAACGCCTTGGCGGCGGGTTCCAGCGGCACTCCCGAATTTTCCGCCGTTCCTCTGCCGCCCCTTTGGGAGAAGCTCATTTATGCCTTTATAGGCGGGCTTATCCTCAATGTGATGCCGTGCGTGCTGCCGGTAATCGCGCTGAAGATTCTGGGATTCGTGGGCCAGGCCAAAGCCAATCCCGGCTATGCGCGCAAATTAGGATTCATTTACGCCCTGGGCGTGCTGGTTTCATTTCTCATCCTGTCCGTGTTGGTTATCGCCCTTCAAGCAGCGGGACACAAGGCCGGCTGGGGCATCCAGTTTGCAAATCCCTATTTTCTAGTCTTCATGACGACTCTGGTGACCCTGATCGCGTTGAATCTGTTTGGCGTTTTCGAGGTACACTTGGGCGGAGGGACCTTGGATGCGGCGTCGAGATTATCCGGGAAACACGGACCCGCAGGGGCCTTCTTCAACGGGTTGCTGGCCACCGTCCTGGCGACCTCTTGCACCGCGCCCTTTTTAGGCGCCGCCGTAGGGTTCGCTTTTGCCCGGGGTCAAGAGGCGGCGCTAACTGTGCTGGTGTTTCTGACGATTGGGCTTGGTTTGGCCTTCCCCTACGTTCTATTGAGCTGCCAGCCTGCCTGGCTAAGAGGGCTCCCTAAACCAGGGCCTTGGATGGAGCGATTTAAAATCGCCATGGGCTTTCCGATGCTCGCTGCAGCAGTTTGGCTTTACAGCCTGGCCTCGGTGCATTATGGCGAGCGCTCGTGGTGGTTGGCGATATTCCTCGTCATGGTCGCCCTTGCCGCGTGGGTTTACGGAGAATTCGTCCAGCGCCATCGGGCACGGCCAGTTATTGCCATTGCCGCTGTCCTGGTGCTTCTTGTTACGGCTTACTTTTTTGCGTTGGAAAACCACCTCGGGCTGCTCGCGCCAATCGACCTGGCCCGGGCCCAGCCTGGCATCGAGGCAAATGCCCGGGGCGTTGCCTGGCAGACCTGGAGCCCGGCGGCCCTGGCCCGCGCCCGAGCTGAAGGTCGGCCTGTGCTGGTGGATTTTACCGCGCAATGGTGCCTGACCTGCAATACAATCATCAAACCCGCCCTCGAAAGCGCCGCCGTTCGTCAAAAGATTCGCCAGCTTAATGCTGTTGCTTTATTGGGTGATTATACGGGCGTGCCCGATGACATTACTGACGAACTCAAGCGCTATGGCCGCGCCGGAGTGCCCCTGGTCCTGGTTTATCCGAAGGACCCAAACGCCCCGCCGAGCGTTTTGCCCGAAGCCCTTACGCCCGGAATGGTGGTGGCGGCGCTGGATCGCGCGGGGCAATAG